The proteins below are encoded in one region of Lactuca sativa cultivar Salinas chromosome 3, Lsat_Salinas_v11, whole genome shotgun sequence:
- the LOC111900337 gene encoding BAG family molecular chaperone regulator 6, whose protein sequence is MYPAYPRTDSYPYHTKPRPIEMDHGMNLPYYPWPYASHHSYPIPQGCHSCCNHSYFGCAYSYPSPSPYPYPHHPPPFHTHGFYPPFPGAHPAYTVPPPHYSMEQPRYDYDKNTPTTTTHHCSGCEKKSNIGQEEPEVEKKTFLKDSPYPIMWVPPSCMNTTESKNANEKENHSHEPVLKTIQPSKQRGNGEIPQESFPFPIFWLPSRNNEVRNKDMKEDNHNLDEETRKKNANEKENHSHNPVLKPIEASKQGGNGEIPQESFPFPIFWMPRKNNEVGNKDMKEDNQNADEKTRKNDEAESEKSSKHGVQKVIPVKQLGTKEEKASKLPPVCLRIDPLPRKKKSSSRSPSPPGDKERSKVSTTEDSKSFKQQTQSSEDLKNDSKKVEKDSVVDSCSEKGVEQDRSSEVEASKVEKRKILSENEAVVMIQSVYRGFEVRKSQPLMKLRQIAQVGKQVVELRNRIQDLESSMDDKQKLIIGETIMSLLLKLDTIQGLHPIVRDIRKSVAKELVGLQEKLDSLTFVKSETLSEATESQEDDGALEPQVESHDAENTGELNNDQITTLVEPEQPVDDSIDREQAQSRNKAHEVEAADPIHDMKPDHLVEHISGKLNDDYIQAQSGSNDEAVRLDLENHEVEVTDSVHDMTPEQLVDQTTGDVNSDQIQMAVKTERPVDDDVIQEKSYQPQSVSGISVETMESDLCEHDGDNHEVKVADPVHDMKPEQLVEQITGELKNNQVQTAVAAQRPVDDIIQENSDQDQAHSESGTCIETIECDGGTEARDINLEPHVEPEGKQSMIELSGEQLEMVEEIEPPVEEEKSDQREALILQNVDTMEDLTTATVEVETDVSTVETMELGKEDVDLEVAPMVDDVDGGSKEVVLMGDVGGAPPSSAAGSHGSSGGGDTKIVEENERLRVLVEELMKAGNEQVSVIKELTGRVKDLEKKLSKKKKKVKRSNRRPRGSLVDEVCVV, encoded by the exons ATGTATCCTGCATACCCACGGACGGATTCATACCCCTATCACACTAAGCCAAGACCCATAGAGATGGATCATGGTATGAATTTACCATATTACCCCTGGCCTTATGCTAGCCACCATTCTTATCCAATCCCACAGGGTTGTCACTCATGTTGCAACCATAGCTATTTCGGTTGTGCGTACAGTTACCCTTCCCCTTCCCCTTACCCTTACcctcaccacccaccaccatttCACACCCATGGATTCTACCCTCCTTTTCCCGGAGCTCACCCTGCTTACACTGTTCCACCACCACATTATTCTATGGAGCAGCCAAGATACGAttatgacaaaaatacccctactactactactcatCATTGCTCTGGATGCGAGAAAAAGTCAAACATTGGACAAGAGGAGCCAGAAGTTGAAAAGAAAACATTCTTGAAGGACTCCCCTTATCCAATCATGTGGGTCCCTCCTAGCTGCATGAACACCACCGAATCAAAAAATGCAAATGAGAAAGAGAATCATTCCCATGAGCCTGTTTTAAAGACTATTCAACCTTCAAAACAACGAGGAAATGGTGAAATACCCCAAGAATCATTCCCTTTTCCTATATTTTGGTTGCCTTCTAGGAATAATGAAGTGAGAAATAAGGACATGAAGGAGGACAATCACAATCTTGATGAAGAGACAAGGAAAAAAAATGCAAATGAGAAAGAGAATCATTCCCATAATCCTGTTTTAAAGCCTATTGAAGCTTCAAAGCAAGGAGGAAATGGTGAAATACCCCAAGAATCTTTCCCTTTTCCTATATTTTGGATGCCTCGTAAGAATAATGAAGTGGGAAATAAGGACATGAAGGAGGACAATCAAAATGCTGATGAAAAGACAAGGAAAAACGATGAGGCTGAATCTGAAAAGAGTAGTAAACATGGTGTTCAGAAGGTGATTCCGGTGAAACAATTGGGGACAAAAGAGGAGAAGGCATCAAAACTGCCTCCTGTTTGCTTACGAATTGATCCTCTTCCAAGAAAGAAGAAGAGTTCATCGCGATCACCTAGTCCTCCTGGTGATAAAGAAAGATCAAAAGTATCAACAACTGAAGATTCAAAATCTTTTAAACAACAAACACAGTCATCAGAAGACTTGAAGAACGATAGCAAGAAAGTTGAAAAAGATAGTGTTGTTGATTCTTGCAGTGAAAAAGGAGTGGAACAAGATCGATCGAGTGAAGTTGAAGCTTCAAAAGTGGAGAAAAGGAAAATTTTGTCTGAAAATGAAGCAGTGGTGATGATACAGTCTGTGTATCGTGGTTTTGAAGTGAGGAAATCGCAGCCGTTGATGAAACTAAGGCAAATTGCTCAAGTTGGAAAACAGGTGGTTGAGCTGAGAAATCGTATTCAGGATCTGGAGTCATCCATGGATGACAAGCAAAAATTGATCATCGGAGAGACCATAATGAGTCTTCTCCTGAAGCTAGACACCATTCAG GGTCTGCATCCGATTGTGAGAGATATTCGGAAATCGGTGGCAAAAGAGCTTGTCGGTTTACAGGAAAAGCTTGATTCGTTAACATTTGTAAAATCTGAAACCCTAAGTGAAGCTACAGAATCTCAAGAAGATGATGGTGCTCTTGAGCCACAAGTAGAATCGCATGATGCAGAAAACACCGGCGAGCTTAATAACGATCAGATTACGACATTGGTGGAACCGGAGCAGCCTGTAGATGATTCCATTGATCGGGAACAAGCTCAATCTCGTAACAAAGCTCATGAAGTCGAAGCTGCAGATCCTATACACGATATGAAGCCGGATCATCTGGTTGAACACATCTCCGGCAAGCTTAATGATGACTACATTCAAGCTCAATCTGGTAGCAACGATGAAGCCGTGAGGTTAGATCTTGAGAATCATGAAGTCGAAGTTACAGATTCTGTACACGACATGACGCCGGAGCAACTGGTTGACCAGACCACCGGCGATGTTAATAGCGACCAAATTCAGATGGCGGTGAAGACCGAGCGGCCTGTAGATGATGATGTCATCCAAGAAAAGTCGTATCAGCCACAATCGGTATCTGGAATCAGTGTTGAAACCATGGAATCCGATCTATGTGAGCATGACGGCGACAATCATGAAGTCAAAGTTGCAGATCCTGTACACGATATGAAGCCGGAACAATTGGTTGAACAGATCACCGGCGAGCTTAAAAATAACCAAGTTCAGACGGCGGTGGCGGCCCAGCGGCCTGTAGATGACATCATCCAAGAGAACTCCGATCAGGATCAGGCACATTCGGAATCTGGTACATGTATTGAAACCATAGAGTGTGACGGCGGCACAGAAGCTCGTGATATCAATCTGGAGCCACATGTGGAACCGGAAGGGAAACAGAGCATGATAGAGCTCTCCGGCGAACAGCTTGAGATGGTGGAGGAGATCGAGCCGCCGGTGGAAGAAGAGAAGTCCGATCAGAGAGAAGCCCTAATTTTACAAAACGTGGATACTATGGAGGACCTAACCACCGCCACAGTGGAGGTGGAAACGGATGTAAGCACGGTGGAGACGATGGAGTTGGGTAAAGAAGATGTTGACCTGGAAGTAGCTCCAATGGTGGATGATGTTGATGGCGGCTCTAAGGAGGTGGTTTTAATGGGGGATGTTGGAGGAGCTCCGCCATCGTCTGCCGCAGGAAGCCATGGTTCGAGTGGTGGCGGTGACACGAAGATAGTGGAGGAGAACGAGAGGCTGAGGGTGTTAGTGGAGGAGCTGATGAAAGCGGGGAATGAACAAGTGAGTGTGATAAAGGAGCTTACAGGGAGAGTGAAAGATTTGGAGAAGAAACtgtcaaaaaagaaaaagaaagtcaAAAGGTCCAACAGGAGGCCACGTGGCTCCCTTGTTGATGAAGTGTGCGTAGTGTAA